CGCCTCGCGATCGATCAGGTGTCGGCTGCCCGCGTGCAGCGGGACGTGCAGGCTGACGATGTCGGCGGCGGCGAGCAGCGCGTGCAGTGACGGGGCGTCGGTGACGTCGAGCTCCGCCGGCGCGGGCCCGAGGACCTCGGGGTCGAAGTACACGACGCGCGTGTCGAACGCACGCGCGCGTTTCGCGACTTCGCGGCCGATCCGTCCGAAGCCGACGAGTCCCAGCGTCTTCCCGCACAGCTCGAACGATCGGTCGCGCAGTGTCCACTGCGGCCAGCGGCCCGCGCGCACGCCGTTCGCCGCAGTGACGAGCCGCTTGTACAGCGCGAGGATCAGCAGGATCGTGTGCTCTGCCACGCCGATGGAGGTGCCTTCCGGCGTCAAGGCCACTGGGATGCCGCGCGAGCGGCAGGCGTCGAGGTCGATCCGCTCGTAGCCGACGCCCTGGTGCTGGATCATCTTCAGTCTCGGTGCGGCGGCGATGTGTCCGGCCGTCACCGGATGATCGGCGACGAGAATGAAGTCGCACCGCGCCAGCTCCAACGCGAAGCCTCCGCGTGCGCCCGTGCGGTTCGGCGGAACACCGTTCGGTGTGAGGAGCGTCCAGCCCTCCGGCAGCTGTTCGGCGACGATGGCGCAGACCTCGGGTGTCGCGCCGGGGTTCAGGTAGAAGACGGTGTACACGGCGGGAAGCATATCGCAAAAGCGCTCGATCTAATCGATTAGAGTCTAGAGACTGGCCGCCGTTCCATTCAGCGCTGGGCCTGCTCTCGCAGCAGCGGTCGACTTGCTTCGCTCGCTCAGGCGCGCCCTACCGGATGCCCCTGCGAGCCTGCGCCTGGAGCTTCTTGTATGTTTCGAGGGTTGATCGCGCGAGTGCCGGCTGACCGGTCTGTCGATACGCCTGCGCAAGCTGATAGTGGAGGCTGCCGTCCTCGTCGGCCACGAGCGCGGCCTTCAAGTGCGGCACGGCGGCCCTCGCGTCCCCTTTCAGCATGAGCGCTCGGCCGAGCGCGGCCTGTCCTTCCGCGTTGGCGGGCGCCGCGCGGATCGCGGCTTCCAGGTACGTAAGCGCTTCGTCGACCTGTTGTGTGTCGAGCAGGATGCGGCCGTACAGGATCTGCAGATCCGGCCGGTTGGGATCGTTGGGATCTGCCTTGAGCAACCGCTCGACGATCGGCCGCGCCTCGTCGTAATTCCGCGCAAGATACAGCGCCGCCGCGAGATCGCGTGCGATCGCGGGATCGTTGGGCGCGAGCTTGGCCGCTGCGCGAAGCTCGCGTACCGCGTCCCGCGGCCCTCCCCGCGCGCGATAGAGCTCCGCTTTGACGACATGGAGCTCCACGGAGGCCGGTAGCTCCTCGAGTCGTCTGAAAGCCTCGTCTGCGAGGTGACTGAACGCCACCGCCCGCTGGTGGGACCTCTCGCGGTCCGTGTCGGTCCGCGTGGTTGCTGCACCCTGCGCGCCGCCCGTGCGCAACGCGGCAGAGGCTTGCTGTGCGGCTTGCTGTGCCGCGCCGTCATAGCTCCGCCCGAGGGCCGCCCAGGCGTGCGCCGATTCCGGCAGGGCTCGTGTCACCTGCGCGAGCTCCGTCGCCGCCTCTTCGTATCGGCGCAACTCGACGAGCGCCTCGCCCAACGCCTGTCGTGCCATGACATTCGACGCCTCTACCGCAAGTACCGTTCGTAGCGGATCGACGGCGCGCTTCGGCTGGCCGAGATCGAGGTACACCATCCCGAGAAAGAGCTGTGCGCCGAGCAGTGATGGATCGAGCTCGATGGCGCGTTCGAGCGGCGCCCGTGCCTGTTGGGGACGCCCCGCCATCGCGTACGCCGTGCCGAGGTTCATGTGCAGCCAGGCCTCCCGGGGCCGTGCCTCGGCCAGTGTGGCGTACAACCGGGCCGCCGCGTCGAAGCGCTCCTCGGCCATCGCGGCGTGGGCACGTGCCGCCAGCTCCGACAGCTTCGGCGTTTGCGCGTCGGGCGCACCACCCGCGATCAGCCAGAAGACGAGGAGCGCGCTCACGTCGATCGGCCGCAGGACCTTCGACATGTCAGCACCAACGGACGTGGACGTCCGGAAGGATCCGTTCGATGTCGTGAGTATAGCAAAGGTTCTTGATCTAATCGATTAGAATTTGGGTAGACTGGCAGCCACAGCATTGAAGCTCAGAGAACCTTTCTGGCGTGATGGTTCTTGTGCCATGTCGTTTGCCACTGGGGTGTCGAGCTCCGGTCTTTGCCACGAATGGAGGGGGACATGAGATCGGTCAAGGCTTTGCGGGAGCCGGAGGTCCATAGACGGCCTTTGACGTGTGTGCGTCGCGTCGCCGCACACGGCCTGCCGACGGTGGTCGTCGTGTTGTTGAGTGCCGCTGCCGTGTTCGCACAGACGAGCGGCACGGTGCAGGGGACCGTGGTCGATGAACAGGGTGGCGTCCTGCCGGGTGCTGATCTGGAGCTCGTCAACCAGGCAACCAACGCGACGCTCCGTCAAACCACGGGCGGACAAGGCGGTTTTGTGTTCAACTTCGTGCCACCGGGTCCCTATGTCCTCAGAGCCGAGGCGGAAGGGTTCCAGGATGCGCAAGTGGCCGACGTGCTCGTCGAGCTGAACCGCAGCACCGTCGTCACGGTGCGAATGAAGATAGGGGAGATCCAGGAAGAAGCGGTGGTCGTAGCCCCTGTCGCACCTGTGAACACGGTGTCGGGGCAGGTCAGCACGAATGTGGAGACGGAGCTCGTGCAAGACCTTCCCAACTTGGATCGCAACGTGCTCGCATTTGGCGCCTTGGCGCCGGGCGTCGACATGTCGTTCTCCGAGACCTCGGGCGACACCGGGCAAGTGTTGAACATCCAGGGCTCCTACGCGGAGGTGAACGGCAATCGGCAGGGCCGGAACACCTTCTATTTGGATGGCGCCGACAACACGTTGTCGTTCCGCAACAGTGCGGCTCAGTTCCCAAACCCCGACGCCGTCCAGGAGATCCAGATCGCCACGTCCAACACCCCTGCGGAATTCGGCAAGCAACCTGGCGGCAGCTTCAACGTGATCACCAAGTCAGGCACCAACCGCTTCGACGGCACCGCCGCCTACTTCTTCCGCGACAAGCGCTTGAACGCGAACACCTGGGGCAACAACCAGGCGGGCGAGCCGAAAGCCGAGGACGCACTGACGAACCTCTCGGGCACGCTCGGCGGCCCGATCGTTCGGGACCGAACGTTCTTCTTCGGCTCGTTCACGCGCTTTCGCAACGAGTCAGAGTCAAGCCAGAACGACGTTCGCTTCCCCACGGCGGCCATGATGGCGGGAGACTTCAGCGCCATCCCCGTCACGCTCTTCAATCCAGAGACCGGAGCGCCACTCACAGGAAACCAGATCCCTCCTGAATTACTCGACCCGGTCGCGTTGAACATCGCACAGGAGCTCTCCACGGTCGAGACGTTCAACGACGCGATCTTCTGGCGGTTTACCCAGCCGGTAGAGAACCACGAGGCCCTGCTGCGCCTGGACCACAGCCTCACCGATCACCACAGGCTGCAGTTCAACCTCCTGCGGGTGTGGGGCGACGAGCAGTTTCCGGATTCAGACAACGGCCTGAACACGGTGCCCGGCTGGCTCAATCGCGTGAACGATGTGGGGCAGACCACCTCCAGCGTCAAGCACACGTGGGTGGCGACGTCGAACCTGGTCGTCGAGAATCGGTTCAACTTCGCGTTTCAAACCGCTGACCGTACCAACGACGGTGTGGGGCGTGACCTGTCTGACTTCGGCGCAGAGAACTTTCCCATCAGTCAGGAGGGTGCGAGGAAGTACCTGCCGCAGGTCGACATTGACGATGGTCCGCGCACGTTTGGCGGGTGGCTGAGCCTCTTCGAGCAGCAGAACTTCCGGTTCGGCAGCACGCTGACCTGGCTCAAGGGCAGCCACAACATCAAGGCGGGCGTGGAGCTCCAGCGCGACCGCATCAGACAGCTCGACGACAATCCGGGAACCCAATTTACCTTCGACGGCCGGTTCTCGGCGAGCCCTTCTGGCTTCGCATCTGACGTCCCGTCGGAGAATCGCTTTGCGTTTGCGTGGGCCGACTTTCTCATGGGCCGTTATGCGGGCGACGTGGAGGCGCGGGGCTTTCTCGACTACGACCTGCACAACTGGTTGTACTCGTCGTTCATCCAAGACCAGTGGCAGGTCACGCCGAAGCTGACGATCTTTCCCGGGCTTCGCTACGACTTCTTCACTGCCGCAAGCGAGAAGAACGACAAGACGGTGGCGTTCATCGAAGGCAACCGTTCGACCGTGTTCCCGCAGGCGCCGGTGAACCTGGCGTTTCCGGGCGACTCTGGTGTGCCGGACGGCTTCTTCGAGACCGATTTCGACAACATCGCGCCGCGGGTGAACGTGGCCTACGACGTCTTCGGAGACGGGCGAACGGCGGTGCGCGGCGGCGTCGGTCTCTACTACTCCTATTCGAACTTCAATCCCAAGCTGTGGCCCGCCGAGAGCGCGCCCTTCCGTCCCGCCGTGATTGCCAATGATGGACAGCTCCGCGATCCGTGGCTCACGAGCGCGTTTCCCACCTTCGACAGCACTCCCGTCCCCCTCGACAACAGCGACATCCTCAACTTCGAGTGGCCTGATCTGGTCAGTGCGATCGGATTCGCGGAGCCGTTCGAGACGCCGTATGCCTGGCAGTGGAATCTGTCGGTCGAGCGTGAGATGACCGAGGGGGTGACGCTCGAAGTCGGCTATGTCGGGAATCGCACGAACAAGCTGCCGCAGAACCTGGACCTCAACTTCGCCCGGTTCGAGGAGGGTGCGAACGACAGCGCCGAGAATCTCCAATCACGGCGGCCCTTTGAGGGATATCAGCGGATTGCGATCGTGACGCCGATCGCGAAGAGCTGGTACGACGCGTTGCAGGTCTCGAGTCGCATCAGGCGAGGCGGGCTCAACGTGCGCGTGCATTACACGCTGGCCAAGGGCTTCGACACGCAATCGGGCGACCCCACGTCGCCGGAT
This genomic stretch from Luteitalea sp. harbors:
- a CDS encoding dehydrogenase; the protein is MLPAVYTVFYLNPGATPEVCAIVAEQLPEGWTLLTPNGVPPNRTGARGGFALELARCDFILVADHPVTAGHIAAAPRLKMIQHQGVGYERIDLDACRSRGIPVALTPEGTSIGVAEHTILLILALYKRLVTAANGVRAGRWPQWTLRDRSFELCGKTLGLVGFGRIGREVAKRARAFDTRVVYFDPEVLGPAPAELDVTDAPSLHALLAAADIVSLHVPLHAGSRHLIDREALRSMKPGAVLINTSRGGLVDEAALVDALLSEHLAGAALDVLEREPPAPDHPLLYMEQVLITPHIAAGTRDALRTKMRAAFTNLLRFTCGEPPQHVVADSIGAPTSTRAS
- a CDS encoding tetratricopeptide repeat protein, which translates into the protein MSKVLRPIDVSALLVFWLIAGGAPDAQTPKLSELAARAHAAMAEERFDAAARLYATLAEARPREAWLHMNLGTAYAMAGRPQQARAPLERAIELDPSLLGAQLFLGMVYLDLGQPKRAVDPLRTVLAVEASNVMARQALGEALVELRRYEEAATELAQVTRALPESAHAWAALGRSYDGAAQQAAQQASAALRTGGAQGAATTRTDTDRERSHQRAVAFSHLADEAFRRLEELPASVELHVVKAELYRARGGPRDAVRELRAAAKLAPNDPAIARDLAAALYLARNYDEARPIVERLLKADPNDPNRPDLQILYGRILLDTQQVDEALTYLEAAIRAAPANAEGQAALGRALMLKGDARAAVPHLKAALVADEDGSLHYQLAQAYRQTGQPALARSTLETYKKLQAQARRGIR